In Verrucomicrobiota bacterium, the sequence GGCTCGGCGTGACGCGTGCCCTGTCGAAGTTCACGGTGTCGCTGCCCGACATCGGCGGTGAGGTCTGCTTCGACGTGGCGCAGGCCGAGACCGGCGAAGAGGCGCTCGCGCTGATCGAGGCGCAGCCGCCCGACGTGCTGCTGCTTGACCACAAGCTGCCGGGCATAAGCGGCATGGACGTGCTCGAGCGGCTTGGCACGCGCACGAACGACATGCTCACGATCATGATCACCGCCTACGCATCGCTCGAGACCGCCGTGAACGCCATCAAGCGCGGCGGCTACGATTTCCTCGCCAAGCCGTTCACGCCCGCCGAGCTCAAGGCCACCGTGCGTAAGGCGGCTGAGAACATCCTCCATACACGGCAGGCGCGCCGCCTCGCCCAGGAGCAGCGCCGCCTGCGCTTCCAGTTCATCTCGGTGCTCGCCCACGAGCTCAAGGCCCCGCTCGGCGCCGTCGAGAGCTACCTGCGCATCATGCAGGACCGCTCGGCCGGCAACGACCAGAAGGCCTACGATCAGATGATTGACCGCTGCCTCGTGCGCATGGAGGGCATGCGCAAGCTTATCTACGACCTGCTCGACCTCACCCGCATCGAATCGGGCGAGAAGCGGCGCGAGTTCGTCGAGGTTGATCTCGTCGAGGTGACCCGCCAGTGCATCGAGGACCGCCAGGCCGAAGCCGCCGAGCGCGCCGTCGCGCTGTCGCTGAACGCCCCCGAGATGCTGCTCATGACGGCCGACCGCGGCGAGCTCGAGATCATCTTCAACAACCTCGTCTCGAACGCGGTTAAGTACAACCGCGAGGCTGGACGCGTAGATGTCACCCTCGCCGCCGACGAGGAGCAGGTCACGATCACGGTCGCCGATACGGGCATCGGGATGAGTCCCGAGGAGTGTGGGAAGCTGTTCGGCGACTTCGTACGCATCAAGAACGCCAAGACGCGCAGCATCCTCGGCAGCGGTCTCGGGCTTGCCACCGTGCGCAAGCTCGCACGCCTCTACAACGGCGACGCGGCCGTGACCAGCACGCCCGACGTCGGCTCAACGTTCACGGTGACACTCATGCGGCACATCGTGCCCGCGCAGGTACACCATGAAACGCGCTGAAATCGAACACTGGCTGCGCGAGACGGACGGGGCGCGGCTCGACGAGCTGTGGCAGCGTGCGGACGCCGTGCGCCGCGAGCACGTGGGCGACGCGGTGCATCTGCGCGGCCTGATCGAGATCTCGAACGTCTGCGGGCGCGCGTGCGCCTACTGCGGCATCCGATCGGGCAACAGACAGCTCGAACGCTACCGGCTCACCACGCGCGAGCTGCTCGAGTGCATGCGCCGCGCGCTCGCCTTGGGCTACGGCACGCTCGTGCTGCAGGGCGGAGAGGATCCCGCGCTCGACCCGGAATGGCTCGCGAGCATCATCCGCCGCGTCAAGGCCCGCACCTCGCTCGC encodes:
- a CDS encoding response regulator → MDTLRLLVVDDEEGMRLGVTRALSKFTVSLPDIGGEVCFDVAQAETGEEALALIEAQPPDVLLLDHKLPGISGMDVLERLGTRTNDMLTIMITAYASLETAVNAIKRGGYDFLAKPFTPAELKATVRKAAENILHTRQARRLAQEQRRLRFQFISVLAHELKAPLGAVESYLRIMQDRSAGNDQKAYDQMIDRCLVRMEGMRKLIYDLLDLTRIESGEKRREFVEVDLVEVTRQCIEDRQAEAAERAVALSLNAPEMLLMTADRGELEIIFNNLVSNAVKYNREAGRVDVTLAADEEQVTITVADTGIGMSPEECGKLFGDFVRIKNAKTRSILGSGLGLATVRKLARLYNGDAAVTSTPDVGSTFTVTLMRHIVPAQVHHETR